Proteins encoded within one genomic window of Drosophila willistoni isolate 14030-0811.24 chromosome XL unlocalized genomic scaffold, UCI_dwil_1.1 Seg141, whole genome shotgun sequence:
- the LOC6649024 gene encoding moesin/ezrin/radixin homolog 2, translated as MSPFGSKKNRSLPVRVSTFDSELEFDLEPRASGQDLFDLVCRTIGLRESWYFGLQYVDTRSNVSWLKMDKKVKDQRIELHANNNFYIFSFYAKYFPENVSEELIQEITQHLFFLQVKQSILSMDIYCRPEASVLLASYAVHVQYGPYDYESYKDGMLAGGELLPKGVTDQYQMTPEMWEERIKTWYMDHEPMTRDEVEMEYLKIAQDLDMYGVNYFPITNKNKTKLWLGVTAVGLNIYDERDKLTPKTTFQWNEIRHVSFDDKKFTIRLVDAKVSNFIFYSQDLHINKMILDLCKGNHDLYMRRRKPDTMEIQQMKAQAKEEKQRRQIERKKFIREKKLREKAEHERYELEKRLEHLQDEMRMASDALRRSEETKELYFEKSRVNEEQMQLTECKANHFKTEMDRLRERQMKIEREKHDLEKKIRDADFYVHQLTVENDKREAETEKLKKELICAKMAEREATARLLNFLNSGRKSSTDSLLTASTVSNAVNNASSIAAISTPSLTTSSSTNDMVTVGGADLTITHPYHLVMGDNSSGISDDFEPKEFILTGNEMEQITNEMESNHLEYLRKTKNQVQNQLQTLRSEIAPHKIEENQSNFDILSEAQIKAGENKYSTLKKLKSGSTKARVAFFEEL; from the exons ATGAGCCCCTTTGGCTCAAAAAAGAACCGTTCCTTGCCCGTCCGGGTGAGCACTTTTGATTCGGAGCTAGAATTTGATCTCGAACCGCGAGCATCTGGTCAGGACCTATTCGATCTGGTCTGTCGCACAATTGGTTTACGTGAATCCTGGTATTTTGGTCTCCAATATGTGGACACACGCAGCAATGTTTCATGGTTGAAAATGGATAAAAAGGTCAAAGATCAGCGAATCGAATTGCATGccaacaacaatttttatatCTTTAGTTTCTATGCCAAATACTTTCCCGAGAATGTCAGTGAGGAGCTCATCCAGGAGATAACCCAACATTTGTTCTTTCTGCAAGTGAAACAAAGCATTCTCTCCATGGATATCTATTGCCGGCCAGAGGCATCTGTTCTGCTGGCCTCCTATGCGGTGCATGTTCAATATGGTCCCTATGACTATGAGAGCTACAAGGATGGCATGTTAGCTGGCGGTGAGCTACTGCCCAAAGGTGTTACAGATCAGTATCAAATGACTCCAGAAATGTGGGAGGAACGTATCAAGACATG GTATATGGACCACGAGCCCATGACCCGGGATGAGGTGGAAAtggagtatttaaaaattgccCAAGATCTGGATATGTATGGAGTCAATTATTTTCCTATTACT AATAAGAATAAAACCAAATTATGGCTGGGAGTTACTGCCGTTGGACTGAATATTTACGATGAACGTGACAAGCTAACGCCAAAGACAACGTTCCAATGGAATGAGATACGACATGTTAGTTTCGATGATAAAAAATTCACCATACGCCTAGTGGATGCCAAAGTATCCAATTTTATATTCTACTCACAGGACTTGCATATTAATAAAATG ataCTCGATCTTTGTAAGGGAAATCATGATCTTTATATGCGACGTCGCAAACCGGACACCATGGAAATCCAACAGATGAAGGCTCAGGCCAAGGAGGAGAAACAGCGTCGCCAAATTGAACGCAAGAAATTCATACGTGAAAAAAAGCTGCGCGAGAAGGCTGAACATGAACGCTATGAGCTGGAAAAGCGATTGGAACATCTGCAGGATGAGATGCGTATGGCATCGGATGCACTA cGCCGTTCTGAGGAGACCAAGGAactatattttgaaaaaagtcGCGTCAATGAAGAACAAATGCAGTTAACAGAATGCAAGGCGAATCATTTCAAAACCGAAATGGATCGTTTGCGTGAACggcaaatgaaaattgaacGAGAGAAACATGACCTGGAGAAGAAGATCAGAGATGCGGATTTCTATGTACATCAGCTAACGGTGGAGAATGATAAACGTGAAGCGGAAACGGAGAAGCTGAAAAAGGAATTGATTTGTGCCAAAATGGCTGAACGTGAGGCCACCGCCCGATTGCTTAATTTCCTAAATAGCGGCCGTAAGTCCTCCACCGACAGCCTGCTAACGGCCTCGACTGTATCGAATGCGGTGAATAATGCATCCAGTATTGCAGCGATTAGTACTCCATCGTTAACCACGAGTAGCTCCACCAATGATATGGTCACAGTTGGCGGTGCTGATTTAACCATCACACATCCCTATCATCTCGTGATGGGTGATAATTCCAGTGGCATTTCCGATGACTTTGAGCCCAAGGAATTCATTTTAACTGGCAATGAAATGGAACAAATAACCAATGAAATGGAAAGCAATCATTTGGAATATTTACGTAAGACAAAGAATCAAGTGCAAAATCAATTGCAGACATTACGCTCAGAGATTGCACCGCataaaattgaagaaaatcagagtAATTTCGATATACTCAGTGAAGCGCAAATAAAGGCAGGCGAGAATAAATACTCTACACTTAAAAAGCTCAAATCGGGTTCGACCAAGGCGCGTGTGGCCTTCTTTGAGGAGCTCTGA
- the LOC6649028 gene encoding uncharacterized protein LOC6649028 has product MGASNSKPHTVEMENTMPFQISQDVAARINKATKMNEAENSATTAAPIKSTVTHSLGSGQHYCENCSRTTTNISASMGTGIEACVAGPYSRSSADAAVDPSACASKPNQTVAPVALVAWQKQSIEIEESQFDQTLDRINKLFGEPVKWAQECSGDISDMEKRLAVCYRDYPHEPLQCAKLAEQYHSFVFNKQLDVMTKSGTVDKDAKSKESTSAGEPGPRG; this is encoded by the coding sequence ATGGGTGCTAGCAACAGCAAGCCGCATACTGTGGAAATGGAGAATACAATGCCATTTCAAATTAGTCAAGATGTTGCTGCCCGCATTAATAAAGCAACCAAAATGAATGAAGCAGAGAACTCGGCAACAACTGCAGCACCCATCAAATCAACGGTAACTCATAGCCTGGGATCTGGTCAACATTACTGTGAGAATTGCAGCCGCACTACCACAAATATTTCGGCATCCATGGGAACTGGAATAGAGGCATGCGTTGCCGGCCCTTATTCTAGGTCCAGTGCAGATGCAGCTGTAGATCCTTCTGCATGTGCATCGAAACCCAATCAAACAGTTGCTCCAGTCGCTCTGGTTGCCTGGCAGAAGCAATCAATTGAAATCGAAGAATCACAATTTGACCAGACTCTGGATCGTATTAACAAGCTCTTCGGGGAGCCAGTCAAGTGGGCCCAAGAATGCAGCGGTGACATATCGGATATGGAGAAGCGTTTGGCCGTATGTTATCGTGACTATCCACATGAGCCACTCCAATGTGCGAAATTGGCCGAACAATATCATAGCTTCGTTTTCAACAAGCAACTTGACGTAATGACCAAATCTGGAACTGTAGACAAAGATGCCAAGTCCAAGGAATCAACTTCGGCAGGTGAACCTGGACCTAGAggataa
- the LOC124460510 gene encoding uncharacterized protein LOC124460510 isoform X2, producing the protein MMMMSYCLQDRGGFHRIKNWDKVAAILGSTPQTVKDLYQSRLLQLEMTERSRKSEIRALDIPFWWDDGDPVSYTNRHTLLNPNVVSNRTIVYVLRKIFNDYYLPSQVTNAPFEVKDTWMYVTKMSGRLIIINMQNMYIEGAESDIRF; encoded by the exons atgatgatgatgtcttATTGTTTAC AGGACCGGGGAGGATTCCACAGGATTAAAAACTGGGATAAGGTGGCAGCAATTTTGGGCTCAACGCCACAAACTGTAAAAGATCTTTATCAAAGTAGACTGCTCCAATTAGAAATGACGGAAAGAAGTCGAAAAAGCGAAATAAGGGCTCTAGATATTCCATTCTGGTGGGATGACGGAGACCCAGTATCATATACTAACAGACATACATTGCTAAACCCTAATGTGGTGTCTAATAGGACTATAGTATATGTCCTGCGAAAAATATTCAACGACTATTATCTACCAAGCCAAGTCACGAATGCGCCTTTCGAAGTAAAAGACACCTGGATGTACGTCACCAAAATGAGTGGTAGGCTTATTATAATAAACATGCAAAACATGTATATTGAAGGTGCAGAGTCTGACATACGATTTTAA
- the LOC6649025 gene encoding ubiquilin-1, with the protein MAEGGSKRINVVVKTPKDKKTVEVDEDSGIKDFKILVAQKFEAEPEQLVLIFAGKIMKDSDTLKMHNIKDNLTVHLVIKAPTRNVEQPARAPADVRQTPFGLNQFGGLAGMEALGAGSNSFMDLQARMQNELLNNGDMLRSLMDNPLVQQMMNNPETMRQLITSNPQMQDLMQRNPEISHMLNNPDLLRQTMELARNPSMLQELMRSHDRAMSNLESVPGGYSALQRIYRDIQEPMMNAATESFGRNPFAGLVEGGGSGANAGGINPQQGTENRNPLPNPWGGGSGGGNSGTANGPTTNTNGRSRSDLPPNNILNTPAMRSMLQQMADNPALMQNLLNAPYTRSMMESMSQDPDMASRLLGSSPLMANNPAMQEQVRQMMPQFMAQMQNPEVMNMLTNPEAINAILQIQQGMEQLRSAAPGLVGTLGIPPPPPGVNNTPAADPASGDGQGSGNGSVLGGGGLLNNSSNSVSSPLSGPAVNNSGNTGSTPNLAPGGGPNAQLFNDFMTRMLNGMSNNADSTQSPEVRYQSQLEQLAAMGFANREANLQALIATFGDINAAVERLLSLNQLSLS; encoded by the exons ATGGCGGAAGGCGGCAGTAAACGTATCAACGTGGTTGTAAAAACGCCAAAGGACAAGAAAACTGTGGAAGTTGATGAAGATTCTGGAATAAAAGAT TTCAAAATTCTTGTGGCCCAAAAATTTGAGGCTGAACCGGAGCAGCTCGTATTGATATTTGCCGGTAAAATAATGAAGGATTCGGATACATTAAAAATGCACAACATCAAGGATAATTTGACAGTGCATTTGGTGATTAAGGCACCGACACGGAATGTGGAGCAACCAGCCCGTGCACCGGCCGATGTGCGTCAGACACCATTTGGATTGAATCAATTTGGCGGACTCGCTGGCATGGAGGCCCTGGGAGCTGGTTCGAATTCATTTATGGATCTGCAGGCTCGCATGCAGAATGAGTTGCTTAACAATGGCGATATGCTGCGATCCCTTATGGATAATCCTTTGGTGCAGCAGATGATGAACAATCCGGAAACAATGAGACAATTGATCACATCGAATCCTCAAATGCAGGATCTAATGCAAAGGAATCCGGAAATATCGCATATGCTTAACAATCCGGATCTATTGCGTCAGACCATGGAATTGGCTAGAAATCCATCAATGTTGCAAGAATTGATGCGATCGCATGATCGGGCCATGTCCAATTTGGAATCAGTGCCAGGTGGTTATAGTGCTTTGCAGCGGATCTATCGTGATATACAGGAGCCAATGATGAATGCGGCAACAGAGTCATTTGGACGCAATCCCTTTGCTGGCTTGGTTGAGGGTGGTGGTAGTGGTGCCAATGCCGGCGGTATAAATCCCCAACAGGGCACCGAAAATCGTAATCCTCTGCCCAACCCATGGggtggtggcagcggcggtggaaACAGTGGCACTGCAAACGGTCCCACTACCAATACCAATGGCAGAAGCCGTTCTGATCTGCCGCCAAATAATATACTCAACACACCGGCTATGCGCAGTATGTTACAGCAGATGGCTGATAATCCAGCCCTAATGCAGAATCTTCTTAATGCACCCTATACGCGTTCAATGATGGAGTCCATGTCCCAGGATCCGGATATGGCATCTCGTCTACTGGGCAGCAGTCCCCTGATGGCCAATAATCCAGCTATGCAGGAACAAGTGCGCCAAATGATGCCCCAGTTTATGGCCCAAATGCAAAATCCAGAGGTGATGAATATGCTCACCAATCCGGAGGCCATCAATGCTATACTACAAATACAACAGGGCATGGAACAGCTACGAAGTGCCGCACCTGGTCTAGTTGGCACATTGGGCATTCCACCACCACCGCCCGGCGTGAATAATACACCAGCCGCCGATCCGGCCAGCGGCGATGGCCAAGGCAGTGGCAATGGCAGTGTACTTGGTGGCGGCGGTCTCCTCAATAACTCTAGCAACAGCGTATCCTCGCCATTAAGTGGACCGGCTGTCAATAATAGTGGGAATACTGGTAGCACGCCCAACCTGGCGCCTGGTGGTGGCCCAAATGCACAGCTCTTTAACGATTTCATGACTCGCATGCTCAATGGGATGTCTAACAATGCGGATAGCACACAGTCACCGGAAGTGCGCTATCAATCACAATTGGAACAGCTGGCTGCCATGGGCTTTGCCAATCGGGAGGCCAATCTGCAAG CTTTGATTGCAACATTTGGGGACATCAATGCGGCAGTGGAGCGTCTCCTGTCGCTTAATCAGTTATCCCTGAGTTAA
- the LOC124460510 gene encoding uncharacterized protein LOC124460510 isoform X1: MMMMSYCLLVEDRGGFHRIKNWDKVAAILGSTPQTVKDLYQSRLLQLEMTERSRKSEIRALDIPFWWDDGDPVSYTNRHTLLNPNVVSNRTIVYVLRKIFNDYYLPSQVTNAPFEVKDTWMYVTKMSGRLIIINMQNMYIEGAESDIRF; the protein is encoded by the exons atgatgatgatgtcttATTGTTTAC TTGTAGAGGACCGGGGAGGATTCCACAGGATTAAAAACTGGGATAAGGTGGCAGCAATTTTGGGCTCAACGCCACAAACTGTAAAAGATCTTTATCAAAGTAGACTGCTCCAATTAGAAATGACGGAAAGAAGTCGAAAAAGCGAAATAAGGGCTCTAGATATTCCATTCTGGTGGGATGACGGAGACCCAGTATCATATACTAACAGACATACATTGCTAAACCCTAATGTGGTGTCTAATAGGACTATAGTATATGTCCTGCGAAAAATATTCAACGACTATTATCTACCAAGCCAAGTCACGAATGCGCCTTTCGAAGTAAAAGACACCTGGATGTACGTCACCAAAATGAGTGGTAGGCTTATTATAATAAACATGCAAAACATGTATATTGAAGGTGCAGAGTCTGACATACGATTTTAA
- the LOC6649030 gene encoding protein sym1, whose translation MWQNLRVFVTRYPIARGMISYSLIWPTSSLIQQTFEGKRWGDYDWGRVMRFSLYGGLFVAPTLYGWVKISSAMWPQTSLRTGITKAAVETISYTPGAMTCFYFIMSLLESKTVHEAVAEVGKKFLPTYKVALSVWPLVATINFTLIPERNRVPFISACSLCWTCFLAYMKHLEHHEVDEAI comes from the exons ATGTGGCAGAACCTTAGGGTCTTTGTAACCAGATATCCCATAGCACGTGGTATGATATCTTATAGTCTAATCTGGCCCACAAGTTCGTTAATTCAACAGACATTTGAGGGCAAGCGTTGGG GAGACTATGATTGGGGGCGGGTGATGCGGTTTAGCTTGTACGGTGGACTTTTTGTGGCCCCCACTCTCTATGGCTGGGTTAAG ATCTCCAGCGCCATGTGGCCACAGACATCCCTGCGTACGGGTATCACGAAGGCGGCAGTGGAAACAATATCTTATACTCCAGGTGCCATGACATGTTTCTATTTTATCATGAGCCTGCTCGAATCCAAGACAGTCCATGAGGCAGTGGCTGAAGTGGGCAAAAAGTTTCTTCCCACCTACAAG GTGGCACTCTCTGTTTGGCCTTTGGTAGCCACCATTAACTTTACCTTGATACCCGAACGGAATCGGGTACCCTTCATCAGTGCTTGTAGCTTATGCTGGACCTGCTTTCTGGCTTATATGAAACACTTGGAGCATCATGAGGTCGATGAAGCTATTTAA
- the LOC124460430 gene encoding uncharacterized protein LOC124460430 → MDSPQKLELGKYEYDLSFFTGITHYTRQEKDLFARKLREKLDTVVRNETEYYLDFDAMGELKKNLVYSLNIDEVHNHHLLYVHKFFVIFLTCLQDGTQTLVFAESYCHSNSQQLTNSESMATGIGRVLRAVTLDTRSNLVIVGDRACLNLKSLDDLSYTLNFAMPPVVFDPTHLIGSFSQELDMSCCESVTQLMTTNFMKETFSEQVSMIIGQCHSKDIENLCIFWELCDAVQSVLKMVMRHQEQCILMNLKNDNLEIYCKALMKQLPILDMDFCDEGAGLLFLLANDVVANLNKP, encoded by the exons ATGGACTCCCCGCAAAAGTTAGAACTTGGAAAATATGAGTACGATTTGTCTTTCTTTACAGGAATAACCCATTACACACGCCAGGAAAAGGACCTTTTCGCGAGGAAGCTGCGTGAAAAGCTGGACACGGTTGTCAGAAACGAAACAGAGTATTACTTGGATTTTGACGCCATGGGAGAGCTCAAAAAGAATTTGGTCTACTCGTTAAATATAGACGAAGTTCATAATCACCACCTGCTGTATGTGCATAAG TTCTTTGTCATATTTCTGACCTGCCTCCAAGACGGGACTCAGACGCTGGTATTTGCCGAGAGTTACTGCCATAGCAACAGTCAGCAGCTCACAAATTCGGAATCTATGGCCACTGGTATTGGCAGAGTGCTCCGAGCTGTCACATTAGATACAAGATCCAATTTGGTGATTGTTGGTGATCGTGCTTGTCTGAATTTAAAGTCCTTGGATGATCTGTCATACACACTTAACTTTGCCATGCCCCCAGTAGTTTTTGATCCAACCCATTTAATTGGATCATTTTCACAGGAACTCGACATGTCCTGCTGTGAAAGTGTCACCCAATTAATGACCACAAATTTCATGAAAGAGACGTTCTCGGAGCAGGTATCTATGATCATCGGCCAGTGTCATTCCAAAGATATAGAGAATCTCTGCATCTTTTGGGAATTGTGCGATGCGGTCCAGTCCGTCTTGAAGATGGTCATGCGGCATCAGGAGCAGTGCATATTGATGAATCTCAAAAATGATAATCTTGAGATTTATTGCAAAGCGCTAATGAAGCAGCTGCCCATATTAGATATGGATTTCTGCGATGAGGGAGCAGGTCTGCTGTTCCTACTGGCCAATGATGTCGTGGCCAACTTAAATAAACCATAA
- the LOC6649029 gene encoding mpv17-like protein, translating to MAVQAVKLLQSTVANWQRHLATKAKLHPMAKGALTYAIMWPTGSLIQQTLEGRHFGNYDWQRALRFSLFGALYVAPTLYGWVRLSSAMWPQTNFRIGIIKAITEQISYGPFACVSFFMGMSLLEFKTFSEAIDEVKEKVAPTYKVGVCIWPFIQTINFALVPEHNRVVFVSICSLMWTIFLAFMKTHHPTELTEHSHQESLAETQS from the exons ATGGCTGTCCAAGCTGTAAAATTATTGCAATCCACCGTGGCCAACTGGCAGCGCCATTTGGCAACGAAGGCCAAACTGCATCCCATGGCCAAAGGAGCCTTAACGTATGCAATTATGTGGCCCACTGGAAGTCTCATACAACAGACACTGGAGGGACGACATTTTG GCAACTACGATTGGCAGCGTGCCTTGCGCTTTAGTCTCTTTGGTGCTTTATATGTGGCTCCCACTCTCTATGGTTGGGTCCGTCTCAGTAGTGCCATGTGGCCACAGACTAATTTTCGCATAGGCATAATTAAG GCCATAACCGAACAAATATCCTATGGACCTTTTGCCTGTGTTAGTTTCTTTATGGGCATGAGTCTGCTGGAATTTAAGACCTTTTCTGAGGCCATTGATGAGGTCAAAGAGAAGGTAGCACCGACTTATAAG GTGGGCGTGTGCATTTGGCCATTTATACAGACAATTAACTTTGCATTGGTACCTGAGCATAATCGCGTTGTATTTGTGAGCATTTGCAGTCTGATGTGGACCATTTTTCTGGCCTTTATGAAAACGCATCATCCGACAGAATTGACGGAGCACTCCCATCAAGAGTCCCTGGCTGAGACGCAATCGTAG
- the LOC6648988 gene encoding calcineurin subunit B type 1 produces MGNETSLPMDMCSNFDADEIRRLGKRFRKLDLDNSGALSIDEFMSLPELQQNPLVQRVIDIFDADGNGEVDFKEFIQGVSQFSVRGDKLSKLRFAFRIYDMDNDGYISNGELFQVLKMMVGNNLKDTQLQQIVDKTICFADKDEDGKISFDEFCSVVGNTDIHKKMVVDV; encoded by the coding sequence ATGGGAAATGAGACATCGCTGCCCATGGATATGTGCTCGAATTTCGATGCAGATGAAATTCGTCGACTGGGTAAACGTTTCCGTAAACTGGATCTGGACAATTCGGGAGCACTGAGCATAGATGAGTTCATGTCGCTGCCAGAGCTGCAGCAGAATCCTCTAGTCCAGCGGGTTATCGACATCTTCGATGCGGATGGCAATGGTGAGGTTGATTTCAAGGAATTCATTCAAGGTGTCTCACAGTTTAGTGTACGGGGCGATAAATTGTCCAAGCTTCGTTTTGCATTCCGCATCTATGACATGGACAACGATGGCTACATTTCGAATGGTGAACTCTTTCAGGTGCTCAAAATGATGGTGGGCAATAATCTGAAGGATACACAATTGCAACAGATTGTCGATAAGACAATTTGTTTTGCCGACAAAGATGAAGATGGCAAAATCTCATTCGATGAGTTTTGCTCGGTTGTCGGTAATACGGATATACATAAGAAAATGGTTGTGGATGTTTAA